In Rattus norvegicus strain BN/NHsdMcwi chromosome 1, GRCr8, whole genome shotgun sequence, a genomic segment contains:
- the Slc27a5 gene encoding long-chain fatty acid transport protein 5 → MGVWKKLTFLLLSLLLLVGLGQPLWPAATALALRWFLGDPTCFVLLGLAFLGRPWISSWIPHWLSLAAAALTLSLLPPRPPPELRWLHKDVAFAFKLLFYGLNLRRRLNRHPPELFVDALEQQAQARPDQVALVCTGSEGCSITNRELNAKACQAAWALKAKLKEATIQEDKGATAILVLPSKSISALSVFLGLAKLGCPVAWINPHSRGMPLLHSVQSSGASVLIVDPDLQENLEEVLPKLLAENIRCFYLGHSSPTPGVEALGAALDAAPSDPVPAKLRANIKWKSPAIFIYTSGTTGLPKPAILSHERVIQMSNVLSFCGRTADDVVYNVLPLYHSMGLVLGVLGCLQLGATCVLAPKFSASRYWAECRQYSVTVVLYVGEVLRYLCNVPGQPEDKKHTVRFALGNGLRADVWENFQQRFGPIQIWELYGSTEGNVGLMNYVGHCGAVGKTSCFIRMLTPLELVQFDIETAEPVRDKQGFCIPVETGKPGLLLTKIRKNQPFLGYRGSQDETKRKLVANVRQVGDLYYNTGDVLALDQEGFFYFRDRLGDTFRWKGENVSTREVEGVLSILDFLEEVNVYGVTVPGCEGKVGMAAVKLAPGKTFDGQKLYQHVRSWLPAYATPHFIRIQDSLEITNTYKLVKSQLAREGFDVGVIADPLYILDNKAETFRSLMPDVYQAVCEGTWKL, encoded by the exons ATGGGTGTTTGGAAGAAACTAACCTTCTTGCTGCTGTCGCTGCTTCTCCTGGTTGGCCTGGGGCAGCCCCTGTGGCCAGCAGCTACGGCTCTGGCCCTGCGTTGGTTCCTGGGAGACCCCACGTGCTTTGTGCTGCTTGGCTTGGCATTCCTGGGCAGACCCTGGATCAGCTCCTGGATACCCCACTGGCTGAGCCTGGCAGCAGCAGCTCTCACATTATCCCTATTGCCTCCACGGCCACCCCCAGAACTTCGCTGGCTGCACAAAGATGTGGCCTTCGCCTTCAAGTTGCTTTTCTATGGCCTGAACCTCAGGCGACGCCTTAACAGACATCCTCCAGAACTCTTTGTGGATGCTTTAGAGCAGCAAGCACAGGCCCGGCCTGACCAGGTGGCCTTGGTGTGTACTGGGTCTGAGGGCTGCTCAATCACAAATAGGGAGCTGAATGCCAAGGCCTGTCAAGCAGCATGGGCCCTGAAAGCAAAGCTGAAGGAAGCCACAATCCAGGAGGACAAAGGCGCTACTGCTATTTTAGTACTCCCGTCCAAGTCCATTTCTGCTCTGAGTGTGTTTCTGGGTTTGGCCAAGTTGGGCTGCCCTGTGGCCTGGATCAATCCACACAGTCGAGGAATGCCCTTGCTACACTCTGTGCAGAGCTCTGGGGCTAGTGTGCTGATTGTGGATCCAG ACCTCCAGGAGAACCTGGAAGAAGTCCTTCCCAAGCTGCTAGCTGAGAACATTCGATGCTTCTACCTTGGCCACAGCTCACCCACTCCGGGCGTAGAGGCTCTAGGAGCTGCCCTGGACGCTGCACCTTCTGACCCAGTGCCTGCCAAGCTTCGTGCTAATATAAAGTGGAAATCCCCAGCCATATTCATCTATACTTCAGGGACCACTG GACTTCCAAAGCCAGCCATCCTATCACATGAGCGGGTCATACAAATGAGTAACGTGCTGTCCTTTTGTGGGAGAACAGCTGATGATGTGGTCTACAATGTTCTACCTCTGTACCATTCGATGGGGCTTGTCCTTGGAGTCCTCGGCTGCTTACAACTTG GAGCCACCTGTGTCCTGGCCCCCAAGTTCTCTGCTTCCCGATACTGGGCTGAGTGCCGGCAGTACAGTGTGACAGTGGTCCTGTATGTGGGTGAAGTCCTGCGATACTTGTGTAATGTCCCAGGG CAACCAGAAGACAAGAAACATACAGTGCGGTTCGCATTGGGCAATGGACTTCGGGCAGACGTGTGGGAAAACTTCCAGCAACGATTTGGTCCCATTCAGATCTGGGAACTCTACGGCTCCACAGAGGGCAACGTGGGCTTAATGAACTATGTGGGGCACTGCGGGGCTGTGGGCAAGACCAGCTGCTTCATTCGA ATGCTGACTCCCCTTGAGCTTGTACAGTTTGACATAGAGACGGCAGAGCCTGTGAGGGACAAACAGGGTTTTTGCATCCCTGTGGAGACAG gaaagccaggacttCTTTTGACCAAGATTCGAAAGAACCAACCCTTCCTGGGCTACCGTGGTTCCCAGGATGAAACCAAGCGGAAACTGGTTGCGAACGTACGGCAAGTAGGAGACCTCTACTACAACACAGGGGATGTGCTGGCCTTGGACCAGGAAGGCTTCTTCTACTTCCGAGACCGCCTTGGTGACACCTTCCG GTGGAAGGGTGAAAATGTATCCACTCGAGAGGTGGAGGGTGTGTTGTCTATCCTAGACTTCCTAGAGGAAGTCAATGTCTATGGTGTGACTGTGCCAG GGTGTGAGGGTAAGGTTGGCATGGCTGCTGTGAAACTGGCTCCTGGGAAGACTTTTGATGGGCAGAAGCTCTACCAGCATGTCCGCTCCTGGCTCCCTGCCTATGCCACACCTCATTTCATCCGTATCCAG GACTCCCTGGAGATCACAAACACCTACAAGCTAGTGAAGTCACAACTGGCGCGTGAGGGTTTTGATGTGGGGGTCATTGCTGACCCTCTCTACATACTGGACAACAAGGCCGAAACCTTCCGGAGTCTGATGCCAGATGTGTACCAGGCTGTGTGTGAAGGAACCTGGAAGCTCTGA